A single region of the Nicotiana sylvestris chromosome 6, ASM39365v2, whole genome shotgun sequence genome encodes:
- the LOC104212205 gene encoding uncharacterized protein: MQIPREENAKANALANLASATEITNEENASVIHLFHSVLDQDKNEVNYNNLTCDWRNEIVNFLQYGILPEDKKKAQALRQKAARYCLNQGNIYRKMFGGPLARCLGPSQTEYVMREIHEGHCGNHAGGRSLVKTITRAGYYWPKMEEDEENFVEKCDKCQRYDNNMHRPVELLHPVVAPWPFI, from the coding sequence ATGCAGATACCAAGGGAAGAAAATGCCAAGGCAAACGCTCTAGCTAACCTTGCATCCGCTACGGAAATAACAAATGAAGAAAACGCTTCAGTgatacatttgtttcattcagtgctCGACCAagacaaaaacgaggtaaattacAATAATCTAACTTGTGATTGGAGAAACGAGATTGTTAATTTTCTGCAATATGGAATACTACCTGAAGACAAGAAAAAGGCTCAAGCACTTCGCCAAAAAGCTGCTCGTTACTGTTTAAATCAAGGCAATatttatcgaaaaatgttcggtggtcctcTAGCAAGATGTCTCGGGCCTTCTCAAACggaatatgtgatgagagaaatacacgagggacattgtGGCAATCATGCTGGAGGAAGATCTTTAGTAAAAACCATAACTAGAGCCGGCTATtattggccaaaaatggaagaagacgaggaaaattttgtggaaaaatgtgataagtgccaaagATATGATAACAACATGCATCGACCAGTTGAATTATTACATCCAGTTGTTGCACCGTGGCCTTTTATTTag